Proteins encoded by one window of Aspergillus puulaauensis MK2 DNA, chromosome 4, nearly complete sequence:
- a CDS encoding putative flavin-containing amine oxidasedehydrogenase (COG:S;~EggNog:ENOG410PFK2;~InterPro:IPR036188;~PFAM:PF13450) produces MASKQKRIAVIGAGAAGMSCASTLAKHQKFNVTLIDCAAQTGGQATSLDLDASKHGASWLNDGVQGGSSIFKHTFKLFHDQGYSAQEVKLQVSFGKGSDSFFTNVFPSRLVDQFQNEISKFGRVLKIIKYGFPVFGILPIKVLLKLFRFSTEFGNKMLLPLVALFLGTGNQTPNVAGGLLERLFGDPQMRLWVFDREGLVSGLPVMYTFPRLGQFYADWRRDLEMRKGVRVLLGMEVEVLRRDGAGVVLGMRTQDGQQVEEEFDEMVLCTPADESLKILGRHATWKEKWVLGGVKFFDDVTITHSDAGYFNSVFETKARDELCAAATTTEREEQLAFARAASTCEEDGWTGFNPMYFTHSYGSEQDKIEMGFDCSNYQHQFRESVGVGNRPYPPDQHVYQTIFLDKQRQDLWTWDAIDKDKIIGQKWWHQFGHRWQHYLRVVPGMMFINGKNRTLFAGAWTLVNMHEIACVSGIAAAYRLGANYDEFDDFATGLFSKYLLACHGVRYRREDRKHT; encoded by the exons ATGGCAAGCAAACAAAAGCGCATCGCCGTCATCGGCGCCGGTGCAGCAGGAATG TCCTGCGCCTCAACACTGGCAAAACACCAGAAATTCAACGTAACGCTCATCGACTGCGCCGCCCAAACAGGCGGGCAAGCAACCTCACTAGATCTCGACGCCTCCAAACACGGCGCATCCTGGCTCAACGACGGCGTTCAGGGGGGCAGCTCGATCTTCAAACACACCTTCAAACTCTTCCACGACCAGGGCTACAGCGCACAAGAAGTAAAACTGCAAGTCTCGTTCGGAAAGGGAAGCGATAGTTTCTTCACGAACGTCTTCCCCTCGCGTCTTGTGGACCAGTTCCAGAATGAGATTTCAAAGTTCGGCCGCGTGCTGAAGATTATCAAGTACGGGTTCCCGGTCTTCGGGATCCTGCCTATCAAGGTCCTATTAAAACTATTCCGCTTCAGCACCGAGTTTGGGAATAAGATGCTTTTGCCGCTGGTGGCGCTGTTTCTGGGGACGGGGAACCAGACGCCGAATGTTgctggggggttgttggagaggcTCTTTGGGGATCCGCAGATGAGGCTTTGGGTGTTTGACCGGGAAGGGCTGGTGAGTGGGTTGCCGGTGATGTATACGTTTCCGAGATTAGGGCAGTTTTATGCGGATTGGAGGAGGGATTTGGAAATGAGGAAGGGGGTTAGGGTTTTGCTtgggatggaggtggaggttttGCGCAGAGATGGTGCTGGGGTTGTGTTGGGTATGCGTACGCAGGATGGGCagcaggtggaggaggagtttgacGAGATGGTCCTGTGTACGCCTGCAGACGAGTCGCTGAAGATTCTCGGACGGCACGCGACATGGAAGGAGAAATGGGTTCTTGGGGGCGTGAAGTTCTTTGACGACGTGACGATCACACATAGCGATGCGGGATATTTCAACAGTGTCTTTGAGACGAAGGCCCGAGATGAGCTTTGCGCTGCAGCGACGACAAcagagcgagaagaacagcTCGCGTTTGCGAGAGCGGCGTCGACATGCGAGGAAGATGGCTGGACGGGGTTCAACCCGATGTACTTCACGCATTCGTATGGTAGCGAGCAGGACAAGATCGAGATGGGGTTTGACTGCTCGAACTACCAGCACCAGTTCCGAGAGAGCGTGGGCGTTGGGAACAGGCCCTATCCGCCAGACCAGCATGTGTACCAGACGATATTCCTCGACAAGCAGCGGCAGGATCTGTGGACGTGGGATGCGATTGACAAGGACAAGATTATTGGGCAGAAATGGTGGCATCAGTTTGGCCATCGGTGGCAGCATTACCTGCGGGTTGTGCCTGGGATGATGTTCATCAATGGGAAGAACAGGACCCTGTTTGCTGGGGCGTGGACTCTGGTT AATATGCACGAAATCGCGTGTGTCTCGGGAATTGCAGCGGCGTATCGTCTTGGAGCGAACTACGACGAATTCGATGACTTTGCGACCGGATTGTTCTCGAAGTATCTTCTTGCCTGCCATGGCGTCCGCTACAGGAGAGAAGACAGGAAGCACACGTAG
- a CDS encoding uncharacterized protein (COG:G;~EggNog:ENOG410PHEA;~InterPro:IPR020846,IPR011701,IPR036259;~PFAM:PF07690;~TransMembrane:12 (i28-55o67-87i96-118o124-144i156-175o187-207i259-281o293-314i321-342o348-371i383-403o415-436i);~go_function: GO:0022857 - transmembrane transporter activity [Evidence IEA];~go_process: GO:0055085 - transmembrane transport [Evidence IEA]) — MDRNHDEDEYDELAAVPSRVVRKVDRRLIPLLFTTYMLSFMDKTILSSASVFGLIEDTHLVGQQYSWVSSIFYFGYLVWQWPTNFLIPRVPVAKYLAINTLLWGVVVSLTAACVNYGGLLAVRFLLGVAEATITPAFMFITTTWYTRDEIPVRTGIWFSGNSVGGLVGNVLAYGIGHIEHPLRPWRWMYIILGLATFIWGFAILAFLPDTISSAAFLTEKERAFISRRAITAGTGQTETSEWNPDQAVECFRDPKTWHLLAIVVLTQIPNGGIQNFANLVIKSFGFTALESTLVHIPLSLTSSATIILTGWLAGRARNLNCILIACVLACSGTGAILVYARVYHVAQGVQLIGFFLLATGPGALPLTMSLAQTNYKGVTKKMAMTGSMFIAYCIGNIAGPHLFDANEAPRYESSFRGILICYALAAALSVSLYAYLRRLNARRDHDEHIRLPGPSGSDQPGIHRDSTEESPLIRSTTPTVDRDATDWNTPGFRYRV, encoded by the exons ATGGACCGCAAccacgatgaggatgagtaCGATGAGCTCGCCGCTGTCCCATCGCGAGTCGTGCGCAAGGTCGACCGGCGGCTGATCCCCCTCTTGTTCACCACCTACATGCTCAGTTTCATGGACAAGACCATCCTGTCCAGTGCGTCCGTCTTTGGCTTGATCGAGGATACC CATCTGGTCGGTCAGCAGTATAGCTGGGTGTCGAGTATTTTCTACTTTGGATATCTTGTCTGGCAATGG CCCACCAACTTTCTCATCCCTCGAGTCCCGGTGGCCAAGTACTTGGCTATCAACACTCTCCTTTGGGGTGTCGTGGTCTCCCTGACTGCTGCTTGTGTCAACTACGGAGGCTTACTCGCAGTCCGGTTCTTGCTGGGTGTTGCAGAGGCAACCATCACACCAGCCTTCATGTTCATTACCACAACGTGGTACACCCGCGACGAGATCCCCGTTCGGACCGGTATCTGGTTCTCGGGTAATTCTGTCGGAGGACTGGTTGGCAATGTTCTAGCGTATGGTATCGGCCATATAGAGCACCCTCTCCGTCcttggaggtggatgtaCATCATCCTTGGCCTTGCCACCTTCATCTGGGGGTTTGCCATTCTCGCATTCCTACCGGATACGATTTCCAGTGCAGCTTTCTtgacagaaaaagaaagggcTTTTATATCTCGTCGCGCCATCACAGCTGGGACAGGCCAGACAGAGACATCCGAGTGGAATCCAGACCAAGCAGTGGAATGCTTTCGCGATCCAAAAACATGGCATCTTCTGGCGATTGTCGTCCTGACCCAGATACCTAATGGCGGCATTCAGAACTTCGCCAACCTCGTCATCAAATCCTTTGGCTTCACAGCCCTGGAATCCACCTTGGTCCATATCCCGCTTAGTCTCACCAGCAGTGCAACGATTATACTCACGGGATGGCTCGCTGGACGAGCCCGCAATCTCAactgcatcctcatcgcATGCGTCCTAGCATGCTCCGGCACCGGGGCTATCCTGGTCTACGCTCGCGTTTACCACGTTGCCCAAGGCGTCCAGCTTATAGGGTTTTTCCTCCTGGCTACAGGTCCCGGCGCGTTACCGTTGACGATGTCCCTAGCTCAGACCAACTACAAGGGCGTCAccaagaagatggccatgACAGGGTCGATGTTCATTGCATATTGTATAGGGAATATCGCGGGGCCTCACCTGTTCGATGCTAATGAGGCGCCACGCTACGAGTCTTCGTTCCGGGGGATTCTTATCTGCTATGCACTTGCAGCAGCGCTGTCGGTTTCTCTCTACGCTTACCTGCGACGTCTCAACGCTCGACGGGATCACGATGAACACATTCGGCTTCCCGGTCCGTCAGGTTCAGACCAGCCAGGCATTCACCGGGACAGTACTGAAGAATCTCCGCTCATCCGGTCTACCACCCCAACAGTGGACCGTGATGCGACCGACTGGAACACACCTGGATTTCGCTACCGCGTCTAG
- a CDS encoding putative C6 transcription factor (COG:K;~EggNog:ENOG410PFRU;~InterPro:IPR036864,IPR007219,IPR001138;~PFAM:PF00172,PF04082;~go_function: GO:0000981 - DNA-binding transcription factor activity, RNA polymerase II-specific [Evidence IEA];~go_function: GO:0003677 - DNA binding [Evidence IEA];~go_function: GO:0008270 - zinc ion binding [Evidence IEA];~go_process: GO:0006351 - transcription, DNA-templated [Evidence IEA];~go_process: GO:0006355 - regulation of transcription, DNA-templated [Evidence IEA]), producing MIPLKSDESPATNASLPLAPNHDGAALPDDFDSHSPASSREPGSALATGDSNHTFLDGGHDHGLDPHDDPSQNQDQSGDRPAWTEMKTKAGKERKRLPLACIACRRKKIRCSGEKPACKHCSRSRIPCVYKVTTRKAAPRTDYMAMLDKRLKRMEDRVIKTIPKDETRDMAAIGRSNVRPPQPGQTTKTQKKRSADEAFAAEMEQWAHASRNGGGPQDTFPMRREGKSDGPDLMTEGAEFLPSLEIQEHLAEVFFDCVYGQSYLLLHKPSFVRRLKARTVPPVLILAVCAVSARFSTHPQINSEPPFLRGENWASPAANIALKRHDEPNITILTVFLLLGLHEFGTCHGGRSWSFGGQAMRMAYALQLHRELDYDPLLAQGNGGGTQLSFTDREIRRRTMWACFLMDRYNSSGSQRPPIGNEKFLQIQLPIKEAHFQMEIPGPTEDLEGNVLNPVPEDVGQLSNARSNMGVLAYIIRAVVIWGRIVDYLNLGGKRRDNHPLWSPESGYSRLKKQIEDFSASLPSHLHFTYENLQVHAADRVANQFLFLHIIIHQNTLFLNQFAIPLSPGGRPPRDMPRTFLSNAGRAAVEAAHHISSLIDHAAPYPLTVPFAGYCAYSASTVHIWGIFSKNTQLEARSKENLRHTYRYLNKMKKYWGMFHYMVESAKDRYRQFADAAIKGTVATHNGPITPMFQYGDWFDKYPHGVSRQHWEDPDHPSRKNDDEAVMSQKPDLQSVEDFFASLSPTPKPSTIHRKHSRAGSRIDTAAVDQATPTSASQQIVDVNMETSPGILGTSGTGFPQPMFQQNRGQQAFAQPPFDFGLSVTDQLPQIDRQFVYDSFEGFKPSPASYVPNDQPPFPVMNGADVAAPPQETGGLFPGEMDPNAPSGTGEFYQPSAWFLPFNLDPIGAGADLDPSSQPDANAADLSAFGGAGNMPMDAYDLGMAGMNRGSQMKE from the coding sequence ATGATCCCGCTCAAGTCCGACGAGTCCCCTGCGACAAACGCCTCACTTCCCTTAGCCCCGAACCACGACGGCGCCGCTCTCCCCGACGACTTCGACTCTCACAGCCCCGCCAGCTCGCGCGAGCCAGGGAGCGCCCTGGCCACGGGCGACTCAAACCACACATTCCTAGATGGAGGCCACGACCACGGCCTCGATCCGCACGACGACCCCTCCCAAAACCAGGACCAGTCCGGGGACAGGCCCGCATGGACCGAGATGAAGACCAAGGCCGGCAAGGAGCGGAAGCGGCTGCCGCTGGCCTGCATTGCATGTCGACGGAAGAAGATTCGATGCTCCGGTGAAAAGCCCGCGTGCAAGCACTGCTCGCGGTCGCGCATTCCCTGTGTGTACAAGGTCACGACTCGCAAGGCGGCTCCCCGCACGGATTacatggcgatgctggataAGCGGCTGAAGCGGATGGAGGACCGGGTTATCAAGACGATCCCCAAGGACGAGACGAGGGATATGGCAGCGATCGGTCGGTCCAATGTGCGACCGCCGCAGCCGGGCCAGACCACCAAgacccagaagaagaggtcgGCCGATGAAGCCTTCGCCGCTGAAATGGAGCAGTGGGCACACGCGAGCCGAAACGGCGGCGGGCCTCAGGATACGTTTCCCATGCGGCGTGAGGGCAAATCTGATGGGCCTGATTTGATGACCGAGGGTGCCGAGTTTCTGCCCTCGCTCGAGATCCAAGAACACCTCGCAGAGGTGTTCTTTGACTGCGTCTACGGCCAGTCATATCTACTTCTTCATAAACCCAGTTTCGTACGCAGACTCAAAGCCCGGACTGTGCCTCCTGTGCTCATTCTTGCCGTTTGCGCCGTCTCCGCCCGATTCTCGACCCACCCGCAAATCAACTCTGAACCCCCGTTCCTACGCGGAGAGAACTGGGCCAGTCCGGCCGCTAATATTGCGCTCAAGCGACACGATGAAcctaatattactatcttGACTGTGTTCTTACTTCTCGGCCTCCATGAGTTCGGTACGTGCCATGGTGGGCGCAGTTGGTCGTTTGGCGGTCAAGCCATGCGCATGGCCTACGCTCTACAGCTCCACCGAGAGCTCGACTATGATCCGCTGCTGGCGCAAGGCAATGGCGGCGGTACCCAGCTCAGCTTTACCGATCGAGAGATAAGAAGGCGCACAATGTGGGCTTGCTTCCTGATGGACCGTTATAACTCGTCCGGCAGCCAACGTCCGCCGATTGGTAACGAGAAGTTCCTTCAAATTCAGCTTCCTATCAAGGAGGCGCATTTTCAAATGGAGATCCCAGGGCCAACTGAAGACTTGGAGGGCAATGTGCTCAACCCAGTACCGGAAGATGTTGGCCAGTTATCCAATGCAAGGTCCAATATGGGTGTGCTGGCATACATTATTCGTGCCGTCGTTATTTGGGGCCGTATAGTAGACTATCTAAACCTTGGTGGAAAACGACGAGATAATCACCCGCTGTGGTCACCAGAGTCCGGGTACTCGCGACTTAAAAAGCAGATCGAAGACTTTTCTGCTTCCCTACCGAGCCATTTGCATTTCACCTATGAAAACCTACAAGTCCACGCAGCGGACCGAGTCGCTAACCAGTTTCTGTTCCTGCACATTATCATTCATCAGAATACTCTCTTTCTGAATCAGTTCGCCATTCCTCTATCACCTGGCGGACGCCCTCCTCGAGATATGCCTCGAACATTCCTCAGCAATGCAGGTCGAGCAGCCGTGGAAGCCGCCCATCACATCTCCAGTCTTATCGATCATGCAGCGCCATATCCTCTGACGGTTCCTTTCGCGGGATACTGTGCGTACTCGGCAAGTACCGTTCACATCTGGGGCATCTTTTCCAAAAACACACAGCTAGAAGCTCGATCCAAGGAGAACCTCCGACATACCTACCGCTACCTCAacaagatgaagaagtactGGGGCATGTTCCATTACATGGTGGAGAGTGCGAAAGACCGTTACCGACAGTTCGCAGATGCCGCAATCAAGGGCACAGTCGCCACTCACAACGGTCCCATCACACCCATGTTCCAGTATGGTGACTGGTTCGACAAGTACCCGCATGGTGTGTCACGACAGCACTGGGAGGATCCGGACCACCCGTCTAGAAagaacgacgacgaggcGGTGATGAGCCAGAAACCTGATTTACAGAGTGTTGAGGACTTTTTCGCCAGTCTTTCGCCTACACCAAAACCCAGCACTATCCATCGAAAACACTCCCGAGCCGGCAGCAGGATTGACACAGCGGCAGTGGACCAAGCAACGCCGACATCCGCCTCTCAACAGATCGTCGATGTCAATATGGAAACATCCCCAGGCATTCTCGGAACGTCAGGTACAGGCTTCCCGCAGCCGATGTTCCAACAAAACCGTGGTCAACAAGCATTCGCCCAGCCTCCCTTCGACTTCGGCCTCTCGGTGACAGACCAGCTCCCACAAATAGACCGACAATTTGTCTACGACTCATTCGAGGGTTTCAAGCCATCGCCAGCCTCGTACGTCCCGAATGACCAGCCTCCCTTCCCAGTGATGAACGGCGCAGACGTAGCAGCACCCCCTCAAGAAACCGGCGGCCTTTTCCCGGGCGAGATGGACCCTAACGCACCTTCGGGGACCGGCGAGTTCTACCAACCCAGCGCCTGGTTCCTCCCGTTTAACCTTGACCCGATCGGTGCAGGCGCCGATCTCGACCCAAGCTCCCAACCGGATGCTAATGCGGCCGATTTGTCTGCCTTTGGCGGTGCCGGGAATATGCCCATGGACGCATACGATCTCGGGATGGCAGGAATGAACCGTGGGTCGCAGATGAAAGAGTAG
- the MRL1 gene encoding putative vacuolar sorting receptor (Mrl1) (COG:U;~EggNog:ENOG410PKV8;~InterPro:IPR009011,IPR028927;~PFAM:PF02157,PF09451;~SECRETED:SignalP(1-20);~TransMembrane:2 (n6-17c22/23o210-229i250-270o)): MKSPTSILSLLLASASLASAYATPGSPDSAGKVASCVARSPTTGLYYDLNTLTVPPLPSDEKSRKYAREESWHVKGYDYGANFTLNICGPVIEEVTDVVGVEEKMWQNVSAYYQKDDKTYSIGQQASDPFFRGRKLLMNYTDGSPCDGEFIEKSSHNKSTMLSFLCDRDITASTPLISFVGTMDQCTYFFEVRSAAACGGYSNDSAGQGLSPGGIFGVIALIAVAAYLIGGCAYQRTVMHQRGWRQCPNFSLWAGIVDFLKVSLLSLIPFRRSAWSHRSFSLHSSRSNAKLPGSRRD, encoded by the exons ATGAAGTCCCCAACCTCgatcctcagcctcctcctggccTCTGCCTCCTTGGCATCTGCATACGCCACTCCTGGATCTCCAGACTCCGCTGGAAAGGTGGCATCGTGTGTCGCGCGGTCTCCGACTACAGGGCTCTACTATGATCTGAACACCTTGACGGTACCACCGCTTCCGAGCGACGAAAAGTCCCGCAAATACGCCCGAGAGGAAAGCTGGCATGTGAAAGGATACGATTATGGTGCCAACTTTACGCTGAATATATGCGGGCCCGTCATTGAGGAGGTCACGGATGTCGtcggggtggaggagaaaatGTGGCAGAATGTCAGCGCATACTACCAGAAGGACGACAAGACATATTCAATCGG GCAACAAGCGTCCGATCCATTTTTCCGAGGCCGTAAGCTTCTCATGAACTATACAGACGGCTCGCCGTGCGATGGCGAGTTCATTGAAAAAAGCTCGCACAACAAGTCGACGATGCTCTCGTTCCTATGCGACCGTGATATAACCGCGTCCACGCCGCTGATTTCGTTCGTCGGCACCATGGACCAGTGCACGTACTTTTTCGAAGTCCGAAGCGCTGCTGCTTGCGGCGGTTATAGCAACGACTCTGCTGGACAGGGTCTTTCTCCGGGCGGCATCTTCGGCGTAAT TGCTCTTATCGCCGTCGCAGCCTATCTGATTGGCGGTTGCGCCTACCAACGGACCGTCATGCACCAGCGCGGCTGGAGGCAATGTCCCAACTTCAGCCTTTGGGCGGGGATAGTTGATTTTTTGAAAGTGAGTTTACTATCGTTAATACCATTTCGGCGATCGGCCTGGAGCCATCGCTCCTTTTCCTTGCACAGTAGCCGAAGCAATGCGAAGTTACCGGGTTCACGGCGAGATTGA
- the erg24B gene encoding c-14 sterol reductase (COG:I;~EggNog:ENOG410PFWY;~InterPro:IPR001171,IPR018083;~PFAM:PF01222;~TransMembrane:8 (i28-47o89-107i127-146o161-181i266-285o305-323i335-354o445-464i);~go_component: GO:0016020 - membrane [Evidence IEA];~go_function: GO:0016628 - oxidoreductase activity, acting on the CH-CH group of donors, NAD or NADP as acceptor [Evidence IEA];~go_process: GO:0016126 - sterol biosynthetic process [Evidence IEA];~go_process: GO:0055114 - oxidation-reduction process [Evidence IEA]), which translates to MAPKKDSKPSVPIQPVPEKRGYEFFGPYGGFAIIFGLPVLLFAFTFLCNDVSGCPAPSLLHPSTLTLDKLKQEVGWPEGGIPALYDTEVLLWVLSYYLLQLVLYVVLPGPVVEGTELACGGRLWYKFNAFPTAVLILSGLAAGTYLDGADFVVWTFLWDNYPQVIASNLIICSTLAIFVYIKSFSVPAPGQPNPELRQLAPGGHSGNVLYDFFIGRELNPRVKLPIPFVSEASRTIDIKVWMEMRPGLLGWIIMNLSNIARQYRTYGYVTDSIVISTFFQAFYVLDGLYMEPAILTTMDVIMDGFGYMLSFGDLTWVPFLYNFQTRYLAMFPYELGPKGIALVLAPTAAGYMIFRGANNQKNRFRTDPNDPRVKDIKYIETATGSKLMTSGWWGLARHINYLGDWLMSWSYSLPTGISGFVILESINPSTGELEKQAAQTPESRGWALIFTYFFLIYFGILLLHRERRDEEKCKRKYGKDWDRYTSLVRSRIIPGLY; encoded by the exons ATGGCGCCCAAGAAGGATTCCAAACCTTCTGTTCCTATACAGCCTGTTCCAGAGAAGCGAGGCTACGAGTTCTTTGGCCC TTACGGTGGCTTTGCGATTATCTTCGGTCTCCCTGTCCTCCTGTTTGCCTTCACCTTCCTGTGCAACGATGTCTCCGGCTGCCCCGCGCCGTCCTTGCTACACCCGTCTACCCTGACGCTCGACAAATTGAAGCAGGAGGTTGGCTGGCCCGAGGGAGGTATCCCAGCGCTTTACGATACGGAGGTTTTGTTGTGGGTTCTGAGCTActacctgctgcagctggtgcTGTACGTGGTCCTACCAGGCCCGGTGGTGGAGGGCACTGAACTGGCTTGCGGTGGGAGACTCTGGTACAAGTTCAACG CCTTCCCTACTGCTGTGCTGATTCTGTCCGGCTTGGCTGCCGGCACTTATTTGGATGGAGCGGACTTTGTTGTTTGGACGTTCCTTTGGGACAACTATCCGCAGGTCATAGCCTCGAACTTGATTATTTGCTCGACGCTTGCAATCTTTGTCTACATCAAGAGTTTCTCCGTTCCTGCGCCCGGACAGCCCAACCCGGAGCTTCGCCAGCTAGCCCCAGGTGGACACTCCGGCAACGTGCTCTACGATTTTTTCATTGGACGCGAACTGAACCCCCGAGTGAAACTTCCAATTCCGTTTGTTAGTGAGGCATCCCGAACCATCGATATCAAGGTCTGGATGGAAATGCGCCCTGGTTTGCTGGGATGGATTATCATGAACCTGTCCAACATCGCGCGTCAGTACAGAACCTATGGATACGTGACGGACTCCATCGTCATttcaaccttcttccaagCTTTCTACGTTCTCGATGGGCTTTACATGGAGCCCGCGATTTTGACTACCATGGACGTGATTATGGACGGCTTTGGCTACATGCTTTCCTTCGGTGACCTCACCTGGGTTCCTTTCCTGTACAATTTCCAAACCCGATACCTGGCCATGTTCCCATATGAACTAGGCCCGAAGGGTATCGCGCTCGTGCTGGCGCCGACGGCCGCAGGGTACATGATCTTTCGCGGAGCCAACAACCAGAAAAACCGCTTCCGTACAGACCCCAATGACCCGCGTGTCAAGGACATCAAGTACATCGAGACCGCCACTGGGTCCAAGCTGATGACCTCCGGCTGGTGGGGTCTAGCTCGTCATATCAACTACCTCGGTGACTGGCTTATGTCGTGGTCGTACTCCCTGCCCACCGGGATCTCCGGGTTCGTGATCCTCGAGAGCATCAACCCTTCCACGGGCGAGCTCGAGAAGCAAGCCGCGCAGACACCCGAATCGCGCGGCTGGGCCCTCATCTTCACTTATTTCTTCCTGATCTACTTTggcattcttctccttcaccgtgAGCGACGTGACGAAGAAAAGTGCAAGAGAAAATACGGCAAAGACTGGGATCGATACACTTCTCTTGTCCGCAGCCGTATCATTCCAGGGCTTTACTAA